The following proteins are encoded in a genomic region of Variovorax paradoxus:
- a CDS encoding uroporphyrinogen-III C-methyltransferase, whose product MSAASPSDDFSPPSAAAPVPATLVVPQSPESLAAAAVTLSRIGFGLLAIVSLLALVIAIALWQKVSGMQEQLARQSADAQAQSLEARTLARQAMDTVRDTAARAALTETRVAEVALQRSQLEELMQSLSRSRDENLVVDIESAVRLALQQAQVTGNAEPLLAALKSGDLRIARAAQPRLAPLQRAMQRDADRLRSSASVDSGEALQKLDELMRSVDDLPPLNAVATRGAGLNAWQPEPIPADAAWWERALLTVRAEVRSLVRVGRIERPEAVLLAPDQTYFLRENLKLKLLNARLSLLSRQVDTARSELATVSASLNRYFDPASRRTQAAATLLQQLQAQVKTSEPPRIDDTLAALATAAAGR is encoded by the coding sequence ATGAGTGCCGCGTCTCCGTCCGACGACTTCTCCCCCCCATCTGCCGCCGCGCCGGTGCCCGCCACGCTCGTGGTGCCGCAGTCGCCGGAATCGCTCGCGGCGGCCGCGGTGACGCTCTCCCGCATCGGCTTTGGCCTGCTCGCCATCGTGTCGCTGCTGGCGCTCGTGATAGCCATTGCACTCTGGCAGAAAGTCAGCGGCATGCAAGAGCAACTCGCACGCCAGAGCGCCGATGCGCAGGCCCAGTCGCTCGAGGCGCGCACGCTCGCCCGGCAGGCCATGGACACCGTGCGCGACACCGCGGCACGCGCCGCGCTCACCGAAACGCGTGTCGCCGAAGTTGCGTTGCAGCGCTCGCAGCTTGAAGAGCTGATGCAAAGCCTCTCGCGTTCGCGCGACGAGAACCTCGTGGTCGATATTGAATCCGCCGTGCGTCTTGCCCTGCAGCAGGCCCAAGTCACGGGCAACGCGGAGCCATTGCTCGCAGCGCTCAAGTCGGGCGATTTGCGCATCGCGCGCGCTGCGCAACCCCGGCTCGCGCCGTTGCAGCGCGCCATGCAGCGCGACGCCGACCGGTTGCGCAGCAGCGCGAGCGTCGACAGCGGCGAGGCACTGCAGAAACTCGACGAACTGATGCGCAGCGTGGACGACCTGCCGCCGCTCAATGCCGTGGCCACGCGCGGTGCCGGGCTCAACGCCTGGCAGCCCGAACCGATTCCGGCCGATGCGGCCTGGTGGGAGCGGGCGCTCCTGACGGTGCGCGCCGAAGTCCGATCGCTGGTACGTGTCGGCCGCATCGAGCGGCCCGAAGCGGTGCTGCTGGCGCCCGACCAGACCTACTTCCTGCGCGAGAACCTCAAGCTCAAGCTGCTCAATGCGCGGCTTTCGCTTTTGTCCCGGCAGGTGGATACCGCGCGCAGCGAACTCGCCACGGTGTCCGCATCGCTGAACCGCTATTTCGACCCTGCGTCGCGCCGCACGCAGGCGGCGGCCACGCTGCTGCAGCAGCTGCAGGCACAGGTGAAAACCTCCGAACCTCCGCGCATCGACGACACGCTGGCCGCGCTGGCAACCGCAGCGGCGGGACGCTGA
- a CDS encoding uroporphyrinogen-III synthase — protein MAAKPVIVTRPAREAAQWVSEFRAAGLKAVALPLIVIEPAADAEPLRAAWNRLPDYAALMFVSAAAVEHFFLHADRNKVAATGSRFWATGPGTARALRRAGVPDEAIDAPPADAVRFDSEALWERVRGQVSAGVRVLIVRGGDAAGDPNGRDWLANEIETARGLRDTVVAYRRLAPFFGDEERAIALEGAAGRAVWLFSSSEAISNLRQAMPGTGWQAAGALTTHARIGEAARAAGFGSVRVCTPLREALIASIESFT, from the coding sequence ATGGCCGCGAAGCCCGTCATCGTCACGCGGCCAGCGCGCGAAGCCGCGCAGTGGGTGAGCGAATTTCGCGCCGCGGGGCTGAAAGCGGTGGCGCTGCCGCTGATCGTCATCGAACCGGCGGCAGACGCTGAACCGCTGCGCGCGGCCTGGAACCGTTTGCCGGACTATGCGGCGCTGATGTTCGTGAGCGCCGCGGCCGTCGAGCACTTCTTTCTTCACGCCGACAGAAACAAGGTCGCCGCGACCGGTTCGCGCTTCTGGGCCACAGGACCAGGCACGGCGCGTGCCTTGCGGCGTGCCGGCGTGCCGGATGAAGCCATCGACGCGCCGCCGGCCGATGCGGTGCGCTTCGACTCCGAGGCATTGTGGGAACGGGTGAGAGGCCAGGTCTCTGCCGGCGTGCGCGTGCTGATCGTGCGCGGCGGTGACGCGGCCGGCGATCCGAATGGACGCGACTGGCTCGCCAACGAGATCGAAACCGCGCGTGGCCTGCGCGACACGGTGGTCGCCTACCGCCGGCTCGCGCCATTCTTCGGCGACGAGGAGCGTGCGATTGCGCTCGAGGGTGCCGCGGGGCGCGCGGTCTGGTTGTTCAGCAGTTCCGAGGCGATCTCCAATCTGCGGCAGGCGATGCCCGGCACCGGCTGGCAGGCGGCCGGCGCGTTGACCACCCACGCGCGCATCGGAGAAGCCGCGCGGGCCGCGGGATTCGGTTCGGTGCGCGTGTGTACGCCGCTGCGTGAGGCCCTGATCGCGTCGATAGAATCCTTCACATGA
- the hemC gene encoding hydroxymethylbilane synthase, with translation MYFLGAILSNIVIATRESRLALWQAEHVQALLQERGHTVSLLGMTTRGDQILDKSLSKVGGKGLFVKELELALEEGRADIAVHSLKDVPMDLPEGFVLACVLEREDPRDALVSPRYASLEELPQGAIVGTSSLRRVVLLRAMRPDLRIEPLRGNLDTRLRKLDEGQYDAIVLAAAGLKRLGLEGRIRVAFDPDTMLPAAGQGALGIEVRADRADLIALLASLSNRGDWLATAAERAVSRSMGGSCSMPLAAHARWQADGTLRIDAAWGDPEGSAALVRVHAQAEAPDFTQAGALGERAADLLRNAGAR, from the coding sequence ATGTACTTTTTGGGAGCGATCTTGAGCAATATCGTGATCGCCACGCGCGAAAGCCGGCTGGCCCTGTGGCAGGCCGAACACGTGCAAGCGCTGCTGCAGGAAAGAGGCCACACGGTCAGCCTGCTGGGCATGACCACGCGGGGCGACCAGATCCTCGACAAGTCGCTCAGCAAGGTGGGCGGCAAGGGCCTCTTCGTGAAGGAGCTCGAACTCGCCCTCGAGGAAGGCCGCGCCGACATCGCGGTGCATTCGCTCAAGGACGTGCCAATGGATTTGCCCGAGGGCTTTGTCCTGGCCTGCGTGCTGGAGCGCGAAGACCCGCGCGATGCGCTGGTGTCGCCCCGCTATGCCTCGCTCGAAGAATTGCCGCAGGGCGCGATCGTCGGTACGTCCAGCCTTCGGCGCGTGGTGCTGCTGCGGGCCATGCGGCCCGATCTGCGCATCGAGCCGTTGCGCGGCAATCTCGACACGCGCTTGCGCAAGCTCGACGAAGGCCAGTACGACGCCATCGTGCTCGCGGCGGCCGGGCTCAAGCGGCTCGGCCTCGAAGGGCGCATTCGGGTCGCCTTCGATCCCGACACCATGCTGCCGGCCGCGGGGCAGGGCGCGCTCGGCATCGAGGTGCGGGCCGACCGCGCCGACCTGATCGCATTGCTGGCTTCGCTGTCGAACCGGGGCGATTGGCTGGCCACCGCCGCCGAGCGCGCGGTGAGCCGTTCGATGGGCGGCAGCTGCTCGATGCCGCTGGCGGCGCACGCGCGCTGGCAGGCCGACGGTACGCTGCGCATCGATGCCGCGTGGGGCGACCCCGAAGGCAGCGCGGCGCTGGTGCGGGTTCATGCGCAAGCCGAAGCGCCCGACTTCACGCAGGCCGGCGCGCTCGGCGAACGAGCCGCCGACTTGCTGCGCAACGCCGGCGCCCGCTGA
- the ppc gene encoding phosphoenolpyruvate carboxylase yields MKASKTPAPPKRRQAEDQPLIDDIRLLGRILGDVIREQEGEESYALVEKIRTLSVAFRRDADHTADRALKQLLKGLSAAETVRVIRAFTYFSHLANLAEDRHLIRRRTEVERAGESADGDLQTALARIRKAGIKPDEVVESLAHSYVSPVLTAHPTEVQRKSILDAERAIAQLLTTRDEIKLRQSAYAGSKDALTPLEFAENETQMRIRVTQIWQTRLLRFSKLTVADEIENALSYYEATFLREIPRVYADLEKALGQGGTVPSVAPFLRMGQWIGGDRDGNPNVTAETLEYALRRQAELALRHYLTEVHYLGGELSLSAALVDVSVEMQALAERSPDTSEHRKDEPYRRALTGVYARLAATLRDLTGGEAARHAVPPQNPYAAAEEFLADLHTLEQSLAEKHGSILAAPRLRPLIRAVEVFGFHLATVDLRQSSDKHEAVIAELLATARIEPAYASLDEEAKQQLLLKLLDDARPLRVPDAEYSPLAQSELAIFAAARTARARYGAAAIRHYIISHTETVSDLLEALLLQKEVGLLRGAMNGNATCDLIVVPLFETIEDLRNAAPIVRAFYALPGIAALVERSGAEQDVMLGYSDSNKDGGIFTSNWELYRAGTALVALFDELNKKKKTNLIRLRMFHGRGGTVGRGGGPSYQAILAQPPGTVRGQIRLTEQGEVIGSKYANREIGRRNLETLVAATLEATLLPQGKSAPSTFLSAAGELSTASMAAYRKLVYETPGFGDYFFGSTPIREIAELNIGSRPASRNPSHKIDDLRAVPWSFSWGQCRLTIPGWFGFGSGVEQFLAAAGTPAGRKERVALLRRMYVQWPFFRTLLSNMDMVLAKSDLALASRYAELVNDRKLRQKVFSMIDAEWHRTSDALTLITGAKQRLEGNAEMQRSVRHRFPYIDPLHHLQVELMRRYRAGEGGERLQRGIHISINGVAAGLRNTG; encoded by the coding sequence ATGAAAGCCAGCAAGACTCCTGCGCCTCCCAAGCGCCGGCAAGCCGAAGACCAGCCACTGATCGACGACATCCGGCTGTTGGGCCGCATCCTCGGCGACGTGATCCGCGAACAGGAGGGCGAGGAGAGTTATGCGCTGGTCGAGAAGATTCGCACGCTGTCGGTGGCCTTCCGCCGCGACGCCGACCACACCGCCGATCGCGCGCTCAAGCAACTGCTCAAGGGCCTGAGCGCGGCCGAGACGGTGCGCGTGATTCGCGCGTTCACCTACTTCAGCCATCTGGCCAACCTGGCCGAAGACCGGCACCTGATCCGCCGCCGCACCGAGGTCGAGCGTGCCGGCGAAAGCGCCGACGGCGATCTGCAGACCGCCCTCGCGCGCATCCGCAAAGCCGGCATCAAGCCCGACGAGGTGGTGGAGTCCCTCGCGCACAGCTACGTGTCGCCGGTGCTGACCGCGCACCCGACCGAAGTGCAGCGCAAGAGCATCCTGGACGCGGAGCGCGCCATTGCGCAATTGCTCACCACGCGCGACGAAATCAAGCTGCGCCAGAGCGCCTATGCGGGCAGCAAGGACGCCCTCACGCCGCTCGAATTTGCCGAGAACGAAACGCAAATGCGCATCCGCGTCACGCAGATCTGGCAGACGCGCCTGCTGCGTTTTTCCAAGCTCACCGTGGCCGACGAGATCGAGAACGCGCTGAGCTATTACGAAGCCACCTTCCTGCGCGAAATTCCGCGTGTCTACGCCGATCTCGAAAAGGCATTGGGCCAGGGCGGCACGGTGCCTTCGGTGGCGCCCTTCTTGCGCATGGGCCAGTGGATCGGCGGCGACCGCGACGGCAATCCCAACGTCACGGCCGAAACCCTCGAATACGCGCTTCGCCGCCAGGCCGAACTGGCACTGCGCCACTACCTCACCGAGGTGCATTACCTCGGCGGCGAGCTCTCGCTCTCCGCCGCGCTGGTGGATGTGTCGGTCGAGATGCAGGCGCTGGCCGAGCGCTCGCCCGATACCAGCGAACACCGCAAGGACGAACCCTACCGCCGGGCACTCACCGGCGTGTACGCGCGGCTTGCTGCCACGCTGCGCGACCTCACGGGTGGTGAAGCGGCGCGCCATGCCGTGCCGCCGCAGAACCCCTACGCCGCGGCCGAGGAATTCCTGGCCGACCTGCATACGCTGGAACAGTCGCTGGCCGAAAAGCACGGCAGCATCTTGGCCGCACCGCGGCTGCGGCCGTTGATTCGCGCGGTCGAAGTGTTCGGTTTCCACCTGGCGACGGTCGACCTGCGCCAAAGCTCCGACAAGCACGAGGCCGTGATCGCCGAGCTGCTCGCCACCGCACGCATCGAGCCCGCCTACGCCTCGCTGGACGAAGAAGCCAAGCAGCAGTTGCTGCTCAAGCTGCTCGACGACGCACGTCCGCTGCGCGTGCCCGACGCCGAGTATTCGCCGCTGGCACAGAGCGAACTCGCGATCTTCGCGGCCGCGCGCACGGCGCGTGCGCGATACGGCGCAGCAGCCATCCGCCACTACATCATCAGCCACACCGAAACGGTGAGCGACCTGCTGGAGGCGCTGCTGCTGCAAAAGGAAGTGGGCCTCTTGCGCGGCGCGATGAACGGCAACGCGACCTGCGACCTGATCGTGGTGCCGCTGTTCGAAACCATCGAAGACCTGCGCAACGCCGCGCCCATCGTGCGCGCCTTCTACGCCCTGCCCGGCATTGCCGCGCTGGTGGAACGCTCGGGCGCCGAACAGGACGTGATGCTCGGCTACAGCGACAGCAACAAGGACGGCGGCATTTTCACGAGCAATTGGGAGCTCTACCGCGCCGGCACCGCACTGGTGGCGCTGTTCGACGAGCTCAACAAGAAGAAGAAAACCAACTTGATTCGCCTGCGCATGTTCCATGGCCGCGGCGGCACGGTGGGACGCGGCGGCGGCCCGAGCTACCAGGCCATCCTCGCGCAGCCGCCGGGCACGGTGCGCGGACAGATTCGCCTCACCGAGCAGGGCGAGGTCATCGGCTCGAAATACGCCAACCGCGAAATCGGCCGGCGCAACCTCGAAACGCTGGTCGCCGCCACGCTCGAAGCCACGCTGCTGCCGCAGGGCAAGTCCGCGCCGTCGACTTTTCTTTCGGCAGCCGGCGAGCTGTCGACGGCGAGCATGGCGGCGTACCGCAAGCTGGTGTACGAAACCCCCGGCTTCGGCGACTACTTCTTCGGCTCCACGCCGATCCGCGAGATCGCGGAACTCAACATCGGCTCGCGCCCCGCATCACGCAACCCGAGCCACAAGATCGACGATCTGCGCGCCGTGCCGTGGAGCTTCAGCTGGGGCCAGTGCCGGCTCACCATTCCGGGCTGGTTCGGGTTCGGATCGGGCGTGGAGCAGTTCCTCGCTGCGGCCGGCACCCCGGCGGGCCGCAAGGAACGCGTGGCGCTGCTGCGCCGCATGTATGTGCAGTGGCCGTTCTTTCGCACCCTGCTCTCCAACATGGACATGGTGCTGGCCAAGAGCGACCTCGCACTCGCGTCGCGCTATGCCGAACTGGTGAACGACCGCAAGCTGCGCCAGAAGGTGTTCTCGATGATCGATGCCGAATGGCACCGCACCTCCGATGCGCTCACGCTGATCACCGGCGCGAAGCAGCGGCTCGAGGGCAATGCCGAAATGCAGCGCTCGGTGCGCCACCGCTTTCCGTACATCGACCCGCTGCATCACCTGCAGGTCGAGCTGATGCGGCGCTACCGCGCGGGCGAAGGCGGCGAGCGGTTGCAGCGCGGCATCCACATCTCGATCAACGGCGTGGCGGCCGGCTTGCGCAACACGGGCTGA
- a CDS encoding MFS transporter: protein MMNSPTGNPCVDDLAREPARTTRSAWLAVGSIAVGTFAMVSTEFMPIGLLTDIARGLNVSDGTAGLMITMPGVLAAFAGPGLIVASGRLDRRTVLIALTTLLIASNLLAAFAPNFATMLIARLMLGLCVGGFWTFAPAAATQLVPEASKARAMSLVLAGVSAATVLGVPAGSFLGTLFGWRASFAVTGALAAAVLLVQLWLLPAIPPLRAIGARDLLTPLTRRMAQVGLLAVLFFIAGHFAAYTYLKPLLQQVFGLAPHSVSMLLLVYGAVGFIGTFLGGSLVARSVRGTTLLAALMLATALLLSTVIGSGIVAGAVVVFIWGVAFGLIPVALTGWMMEAVPDAPEAGQALLVSGFQVAIASGALIGGVTVDNYGISSAMVLSGALVLVAALIVGTLGRARGGAALATSSRSSSFSPE from the coding sequence ATGATGAATTCACCCACCGGCAACCCCTGCGTGGACGATCTGGCACGCGAGCCGGCCAGGACGACCCGCTCCGCCTGGCTGGCCGTCGGCTCGATTGCCGTCGGCACCTTCGCAATGGTTTCGACCGAGTTCATGCCCATCGGCCTGCTGACCGACATCGCTCGAGGGCTCAATGTGTCCGACGGCACGGCCGGGCTCATGATCACCATGCCCGGCGTCCTCGCGGCCTTCGCCGGACCGGGGCTGATCGTCGCTTCGGGCCGGCTCGACCGGCGCACCGTGCTGATCGCGCTCACCACGCTGCTGATCGCCTCGAACCTGCTGGCCGCCTTTGCGCCCAACTTTGCCACCATGCTGATCGCCCGGCTCATGCTCGGCCTGTGCGTGGGCGGCTTCTGGACCTTTGCGCCGGCCGCGGCCACGCAGCTGGTGCCGGAGGCCTCGAAGGCGCGCGCCATGTCGCTGGTGCTGGCGGGCGTGTCGGCCGCCACGGTGCTCGGCGTGCCCGCAGGTTCGTTCCTCGGAACGCTGTTCGGCTGGCGCGCCTCGTTCGCGGTCACCGGCGCGCTTGCAGCGGCCGTGCTGCTGGTGCAGCTGTGGCTGCTGCCCGCGATACCGCCGCTGCGCGCCATCGGCGCACGCGACCTGCTCACGCCGTTGACGCGCCGCATGGCGCAGGTGGGCCTGCTTGCGGTGCTGTTCTTCATTGCCGGCCACTTCGCCGCCTACACCTATCTGAAGCCGCTGCTGCAGCAGGTGTTCGGCCTGGCGCCGCACTCCGTCTCCATGCTGCTGCTGGTGTACGGCGCCGTGGGGTTCATCGGCACCTTTCTCGGCGGCAGCCTGGTGGCGCGCAGCGTGCGCGGCACCACCCTGCTCGCGGCGCTGATGCTCGCCACGGCGCTGCTGCTCTCGACGGTGATCGGCAGCGGCATCGTGGCGGGCGCGGTCGTGGTCTTCATCTGGGGCGTGGCTTTCGGCCTGATTCCGGTGGCGCTCACGGGCTGGATGATGGAAGCGGTGCCCGACGCACCCGAAGCCGGCCAGGCACTGCTCGTGAGCGGCTTCCAGGTGGCGATTGCTTCCGGCGCGCTGATCGGCGGCGTGACGGTCGACAACTACGGCATCTCGAGCGCGATGGTGCTCAGCGGCGCGCTGGTGCTGGTTGCCGCGCTCATCGTCGGCACACTCGGTCGCGCGCGCGGCGGCGCGGCGCTGGCTACCTCTTCGCGGTCTTCGAGCTTTTCGCCGGAGTGA
- a CDS encoding LysR family transcriptional regulator substrate-binding protein yields MPTTATIDLALVTLPAAGRSLNVLPVLDDEFVAIGRGDLAPPKARVGPADLAALPLVLLGYGIVPRMSMAGRGAHPDLKTSRLNPGMHRTLAIVIRRDKPVSKALRVVLDAILAAGKKGSPVTPAKSSKTAKR; encoded by the coding sequence TTGCCGACCACCGCGACCATCGACCTTGCATTGGTCACGCTGCCGGCGGCGGGCCGCTCGCTGAACGTGCTGCCGGTGCTCGACGACGAGTTCGTCGCCATCGGCCGCGGCGATCTCGCCCCGCCGAAAGCCCGCGTGGGGCCCGCGGACCTGGCCGCGCTGCCGCTGGTGCTGCTGGGCTACGGCATCGTGCCGCGCATGTCCATGGCGGGCCGCGGCGCCCACCCCGACTTGAAGACAAGCCGCCTCAACCCCGGCATGCACCGCACGCTGGCCATTGTGATCCGGCGCGACAAGCCGGTCAGCAAGGCCCTGCGCGTGGTGCTCGATGCGATTCTTGCGGCGGGCAAGAAGGGGAGTCCGGTCACTCCGGCGAAAAGCTCGAAGACCGCGAAGAGGTAG
- a CDS encoding AI-2E family transporter has protein sequence MNDDKKTTEETRAEPPAAPDVEPPPELPPEPAPEPAPQATAAQPQQKPEPEPERLLLHMPVDVRSASLVVLAVLASVFALRWASAVFIPLMLSLLLSYALSPLVDRLEHWKVPRWIGAAVILLGVGGGLGWTGHSLSTSASELLDALPVAAQKLRQATRSDKNANATPLDNVQQAAAQLERAAEENSARVAARKGVARVVIERPAFNVREYLWSGTVGLLAAAGQLTLVTFLTFFALCSGNTFRRKLIKITGPSLEKKKITVHVLDDITRNIERYLLMQILTSVLVGLATGLAFWALRLENAAVWGIVAAVTNLIPYIGSVIVMAAAGLVAFLQFNTIEMGLLVGGTSLLIHTLVGNLLLPWLTSRTSRMNPVAVFVGVIFWGWLWGVWGLLLGIPITMVVKSICDRVEDLQPIGELLGE, from the coding sequence ATGAACGACGACAAGAAAACAACCGAAGAGACAAGGGCAGAGCCGCCAGCCGCACCGGACGTGGAGCCTCCGCCCGAGCTGCCCCCTGAACCTGCGCCGGAGCCCGCGCCGCAAGCCACGGCCGCGCAGCCGCAGCAAAAGCCCGAACCCGAACCGGAACGCTTGCTGCTGCACATGCCGGTGGACGTGCGCAGCGCATCGCTGGTCGTGCTCGCCGTGCTGGCCAGCGTGTTCGCCTTGCGGTGGGCGTCGGCGGTTTTTATTCCGCTGATGCTGAGCCTGCTGCTGAGCTATGCGCTGTCGCCGCTGGTCGACCGGCTCGAGCACTGGAAGGTGCCGCGCTGGATCGGCGCGGCGGTGATCCTGCTGGGCGTGGGCGGAGGCCTGGGGTGGACCGGCCATTCGCTCTCGACGAGCGCTTCGGAGCTCCTCGATGCCCTGCCGGTTGCGGCGCAGAAGCTGCGCCAGGCCACCCGCAGCGACAAGAATGCCAACGCCACGCCGCTCGACAACGTGCAGCAGGCCGCCGCGCAGCTCGAACGCGCGGCCGAGGAGAATTCGGCGCGCGTCGCGGCGCGCAAGGGCGTGGCGCGCGTCGTCATCGAACGGCCGGCCTTCAATGTGCGCGAATACCTGTGGAGCGGCACCGTGGGGCTGCTCGCCGCCGCGGGGCAGCTCACCTTGGTGACGTTCCTGACCTTCTTTGCGCTGTGCTCGGGCAACACGTTCCGGCGCAAGCTGATCAAGATCACCGGCCCCAGCCTCGAAAAGAAAAAGATCACCGTGCACGTGCTGGACGACATCACGCGCAACATCGAACGCTACCTGCTGATGCAAATCCTCACCAGCGTGCTGGTCGGCCTTGCCACGGGGCTCGCGTTCTGGGCGCTCCGGCTGGAGAACGCGGCAGTGTGGGGCATCGTGGCGGCGGTGACCAACCTCATTCCGTACATCGGCTCCGTCATCGTCATGGCCGCCGCGGGGCTGGTGGCTTTTCTGCAGTTCAACACCATTGAAATGGGGCTGCTGGTGGGCGGCACGTCGCTGCTCATCCACACCCTGGTCGGCAACCTGCTGCTGCCGTGGCTCACCAGCCGCACCAGCCGCATGAACCCGGTGGCGGTGTTCGTCGGCGTGATCTTCTGGGGCTGGCTCTGGGGCGTGTGGGGGCTGCTGCTGGGCATTCCCATCACCATGGTGGTCAAGTCGATCTGCGACCGGGTGGAAGACCTGCAGCCGATCGGGGAGCTGCTGGGGGAGTAA
- a CDS encoding LytR/AlgR family response regulator transcription factor: protein MSLKTLIVDDEALARSRLRTLLRDCSAPAAEVVAEAAQGAEALEYLAAMGLDLVLLDVHMPGIDGIEVARTLRERADPPAVVFVTAHAAHAVTAFDLDAVDYLTKPVRAERLQQALQKAERFLKERRALQPDAAQESVLIQDRGRAERVPLSEVLYLKSEYKYLTVRTAARSHILDGSLNEFEERYPGRFLRVHRNALVARAAIRALEKYDDGEDAEGWALRLDAIPEPVAVSRRQLAAVREVLKEPR, encoded by the coding sequence ATGAGCCTCAAGACCCTGATCGTCGACGACGAAGCCCTGGCCCGCTCCCGCCTGCGCACCTTGCTGCGCGACTGCAGCGCGCCCGCCGCCGAGGTGGTGGCCGAAGCCGCGCAGGGCGCCGAGGCGCTGGAGTACCTTGCCGCGATGGGCCTCGACCTGGTGCTGCTCGATGTGCACATGCCCGGCATCGACGGCATCGAAGTGGCGCGCACCCTGCGCGAGAGAGCAGATCCGCCGGCCGTGGTGTTCGTGACGGCCCATGCGGCCCATGCGGTCACGGCCTTCGACCTCGATGCGGTCGACTACCTGACCAAGCCGGTGCGGGCCGAGCGCCTGCAGCAGGCGCTGCAGAAGGCCGAACGTTTTCTCAAGGAGCGGCGCGCGCTGCAGCCGGACGCCGCGCAGGAAAGCGTGCTCATCCAGGACCGCGGCCGCGCCGAGCGGGTGCCGCTTTCGGAGGTGCTTTACCTGAAGTCGGAGTACAAGTACCTCACGGTGCGCACCGCCGCGCGCAGCCACATCCTGGACGGCTCGCTCAACGAGTTCGAAGAGCGGTACCCAGGGCGCTTCCTGCGCGTGCACCGCAATGCGCTGGTGGCGCGCGCAGCCATCCGCGCGCTCGAGAAGTACGACGACGGGGAAGATGCCGAAGGCTGGGCCTTGCGGCTCGACGCGATTCCCGAACCCGTCGCGGTGTCGCGGCGGCAATTGGCAGCGGTGCGCGAAGTGCTTAAGGAGCCGCGATGA
- a CDS encoding sensor histidine kinase, which yields MGWLPNVSVMRNPAILSVSSTPTPPAPPERGRLPARGSSGLFDACQIGVVLRTVLFVEALVAAATLFVSSSPGEWLVQTATVTGGALPATLLWLVAACGLKKPLGRLPREAQYAAGSALGAVSSLYGCGLLRLTGVLGTAPWLASAVAGAFVAGMVMAAMVLRARGQTPAAMTARLEELQSRIRPHFLFNTLNSAIALVREEPAKAETMLEDLAELFRQALADPGESGTLADEIALAERYLAIEQVRFGDRLRIRWDLDAAASSARLPPLLLQPLVENAIKHGVEPSPEGARLRIRTERRGDVVVIEVVNSLPPLRWADEPLPRGHGIALANVRDRLRLLHDMQMQFSAGMDQKNYRVRIAIPAES from the coding sequence ATGGGTTGGTTACCCAATGTATCTGTGATGCGCAATCCGGCGATTTTATCGGTCAGCTCCACCCCCACGCCTCCGGCGCCGCCGGAAAGAGGGCGTTTGCCTGCGCGCGGCAGCTCCGGGCTGTTCGACGCCTGCCAGATCGGGGTGGTTCTGCGCACTGTTCTCTTCGTCGAAGCCCTGGTGGCGGCCGCCACGCTGTTCGTGTCGTCTTCCCCGGGCGAATGGCTGGTGCAGACCGCCACCGTCACAGGCGGTGCCCTGCCTGCCACCCTGCTCTGGCTGGTGGCCGCCTGCGGGCTCAAGAAGCCACTGGGGCGGCTGCCGCGGGAGGCGCAGTACGCGGCCGGTTCCGCGCTCGGCGCCGTCTCGTCGTTGTACGGCTGCGGCCTTTTGAGGCTGACAGGCGTCCTGGGCACGGCGCCGTGGCTCGCCAGCGCCGTGGCGGGCGCCTTCGTCGCGGGCATGGTCATGGCCGCGATGGTGCTGCGAGCGCGCGGCCAGACGCCCGCCGCGATGACGGCCCGGCTCGAGGAGCTGCAATCGCGCATCCGCCCCCACTTCCTGTTCAACACGCTCAACAGCGCCATTGCGCTGGTGCGCGAGGAGCCAGCCAAGGCCGAAACCATGCTCGAAGACCTGGCCGAGCTGTTTCGGCAGGCGCTCGCCGACCCCGGCGAATCGGGCACGCTGGCCGACGAAATCGCGCTGGCCGAGCGCTACCTCGCCATCGAGCAGGTGCGTTTCGGCGACCGCCTGCGCATCCGCTGGGACCTCGATGCCGCGGCCAGCAGTGCGCGGCTGCCGCCGTTGCTGCTGCAGCCGCTGGTGGAAAACGCCATCAAGCACGGCGTGGAGCCCAGTCCTGAAGGCGCCAGGCTGCGCATCCGCACCGAGCGCCGCGGCGACGTGGTGGTGATCGAGGTGGTCAACAGCCTGCCGCCCCTGCGCTGGGCCGACGAGCCCTTGCCGCGCGGCCACGGCATTGCGCTGGCCAACGTGCGAGACCGGCTGCGGCTCTTGCACGACATGCAGATGCAGTTCAGCGCCGGCATGGACCAGAAAAACTACCGCGTGCGCATCGCCATTCCCGCTGAATCATGA